The following coding sequences lie in one Vibrio casei genomic window:
- a CDS encoding AbiJ-NTD4 domain-containing protein: protein MLFSKRKGFVSVRDTIQKDSMDEPLRSGLWNAMHICIWKQIEYSRYEQYFEQANVYGLFQHYWHNYFKRPLDNLPHDIESAHRVVRKYFFECKWYEAYDFIEFTASYCPENMAPEFIKFCNHIFEKELSAYRFVDGVLTDITSEEEVASIEEAIDTSSKFSGVNQHLKRALALLSDRKQPDYRNSIKESISAVESLCKCLTEDDKATLGAALNRIEKSHQIHPAFKKALSNLYGFTNDSGGIRHALLEEDILTYVDAKFMLVSCSSFVNYMIGKAGEKN from the coding sequence ATGCTTTTTTCAAAAAGAAAGGGTTTTGTATCAGTAAGAGATACTATTCAGAAGGATAGTATGGATGAACCATTACGCTCGGGGTTGTGGAACGCAATGCATATATGTATTTGGAAGCAAATCGAATACTCAAGGTACGAGCAGTACTTTGAGCAGGCTAACGTATATGGTTTATTTCAGCATTATTGGCACAATTATTTTAAGCGTCCGCTTGATAATTTACCTCATGACATAGAGTCGGCTCATCGTGTGGTACGGAAATACTTTTTTGAATGTAAGTGGTATGAAGCTTATGACTTCATTGAATTTACAGCGTCATATTGCCCAGAGAATATGGCTCCTGAATTCATCAAGTTCTGCAACCATATTTTTGAAAAAGAGCTGTCCGCTTATAGGTTTGTGGATGGTGTACTTACTGACATTACGTCTGAAGAAGAAGTCGCTAGTATCGAAGAGGCTATTGATACTTCATCTAAATTCTCAGGAGTTAATCAACACCTTAAGAGAGCCTTAGCTTTACTTTCAGATCGAAAGCAACCGGACTACAGAAATTCTATAAAAGAGTCAATCAGTGCTGTTGAAAGCTTATGTAAATGTCTAACTGAAGATGACAAGGCAACATTAGGTGCGGCTTTAAACAGAATAGAAAAAAGTCACCAGATTCATCCTGCATTTAAGAAAGCTTTATCAAACTTGTATGGATTTACCAATGACTCGGGGGGTATAAGACATGCTCTTTTGGAAGAGGACATACTTACATATGTCGACGCAAAGTTTATGCTGGTTTCATGTAGCTCATTTGTCAATTACATGATTGGTAAGGCGGGTGAAAAAAACTAA
- a CDS encoding IS4-like element ISPrst1 family transposase: protein MIVKAAEWAQNNFGNAELGDKRRTKRLVTLVTDLVSNIGMSVVKSSQTSDKIEAAYRFIRNEKIKAQDIETSAFNTTAELVNNYDLLLALEDTTSLNFSYKSVNPELGPLGNSTKARGMMAHSVLLFAPNEQNVVGLIEQQRWCRSLSSHGRGSKHLEYKYEDKESFKWQRASTHVAKRLKSNMSKVISVCDREADIYEYLRYKTQNNHRFVVRSMQSRRLTEENNKLYSFSENLVSVAQRTICISQRGATKTSAARKKRLVNCDIKYSPVTLKVPGNKRGNLEDISLYYVGCHENSTGSKEPLRWHLLTSEKINNADDAKRIIEFYEKRWLIEDYHKAWKSGGTKVESLRMQTKNSLEKMTVILSFIAIRIQQLRYVGLNKDKAKNTSCETLLTPLEWKLLWIKVEGVQPPKLTPNIHWAYISLGKLAGWNNSKLTGRISWITLWEGWFKLQTLVEGYRITQDFIFDL from the coding sequence ATGATTGTCAAAGCTGCTGAGTGGGCACAGAATAATTTTGGTAATGCTGAGCTAGGTGATAAAAGACGGACAAAACGACTCGTTACTTTAGTTACTGACTTAGTCAGTAACATTGGTATGTCGGTAGTAAAATCATCACAAACATCGGACAAAATTGAGGCTGCTTATCGCTTTATTCGAAATGAAAAAATCAAGGCTCAAGATATTGAAACGTCAGCATTTAACACTACAGCAGAGCTCGTTAACAATTATGATTTATTGCTTGCTTTAGAAGATACAACATCCCTTAATTTCAGTTATAAATCCGTCAACCCTGAACTTGGCCCTTTAGGGAATAGTACAAAAGCTAGGGGGATGATGGCTCATTCTGTATTGTTATTTGCACCAAATGAACAAAATGTTGTGGGCCTTATCGAACAACAGCGTTGGTGCCGAAGCCTCTCCTCTCATGGTAGAGGAAGTAAACATTTAGAATATAAATATGAAGATAAAGAAAGCTTTAAATGGCAAAGAGCTTCAACTCATGTTGCCAAGAGACTTAAATCGAATATGAGTAAAGTTATATCTGTCTGCGATCGTGAAGCAGATATTTATGAATATCTTCGATATAAAACTCAAAATAACCATCGTTTTGTTGTTCGTTCGATGCAAAGTCGGAGACTCACAGAGGAAAACAATAAACTCTATTCTTTTTCAGAAAATTTAGTCAGTGTTGCTCAAAGAACAATTTGCATATCTCAAAGAGGCGCAACAAAAACCTCAGCAGCTAGGAAAAAGAGATTAGTAAACTGCGATATCAAATACTCACCTGTTACATTAAAAGTTCCGGGGAATAAGCGCGGTAATCTTGAAGATATAAGTCTTTATTATGTTGGCTGCCATGAGAACTCAACTGGCTCTAAAGAGCCATTGAGATGGCATTTATTGACTTCTGAAAAAATCAATAATGCTGATGACGCAAAGCGAATCATAGAGTTCTATGAGAAAAGGTGGCTAATTGAGGACTACCATAAAGCTTGGAAGTCTGGGGGGACAAAAGTCGAATCATTACGCATGCAGACAAAAAATAGCCTTGAAAAAATGACTGTCATATTGTCATTTATTGCTATTAGGATTCAGCAGCTTAGGTATGTAGGGTTAAATAAAGATAAAGCTAAAAATACCAGTTGTGAAACACTATTGACGCCTTTGGAGTGGAAGTTACTTTGGATAAAAGTTGAAGGTGTACAACCTCCTAAATTAACGCCCAATATTCATTGGGCTTACATTAGCCTAGGTAAATTAGCAGGTTGGAACAATAGTAAACTAACAGGGAGAATAAGTTGGATCACCCTATGGGAAGGATGGTTTAAGTTGCAGACTTTGGTTGAAGGATATCGAATAACCCAAGACTTCATTTTTGATTTGTGA